GAACTTGGTGCCTATTAAGGAAACTTACAGGCATTTTAAAAAAAACTTTGAAAAACCGCCAATGCAAATGATGGTATCCGATCAAAGTCCTTCAAATCTTAAAAAAGCTCATTGGATTAATTTTTTGAATCAAGATACGGCATGCTTGCACGGAGCGGAAAGCTACGCCAAACTATATAATTTACCGGTAATTTATGGAGATGTTCAAAGAGTAAAGAGAGGTTTTTATGAAGTTGAAATGCTGCCTGTAATTGATAAGCCGAGAGATACTTCCGAAGGCGAAATTACGAAGAAATTTCAAAAAATTTTAGAAGAAATTATTATTCGCAAACCTGAAAACTGGCTGTGGTCTCATAAACGATGGAAGCATAAAAGAGAAAATATATAATGGGATATTTGTCAAAAAAACACCTTTCTTTACTGATAATTGGAGTGTGGGTTTAAATAATATTGCCTCAATTTTTAACAGAAAAGAGCGTAAAGCATTCTCAAAACTAAAAGAATTATACGGATATGAATTAGTACAAAATAACAAACTTCAAACATCAAAACCCTTAAGTAAAGAACAAAAAAGAATAACTAAAGAAAAAATAAAAAACCAATATAAAAATCAAGTAATAAAAAATATCTTATCATTTATTATTGCATTAATTATCTTTATTTTAACAGCATATATTATAGTATTTTTCCTTAATAAAGGAATAAATGTTTATTAAATCTAACATTTTTGTCAAAATGAATTACATATTAATATTACTTTTTACTATCTTTAGTCTTTTAATTTCAAATTGTGGATTTCATGAAAATGATAATACTGAAATAATGAATGACAACTCAAAAATATATACCGGAAAGATAATAAAAGTTAATTTTGTTGATAAAGGAGGTCGGGTCCATAAAGATATTTTTAGCTATTTTTTTGAAACAGAAGGAGATAAGATTTTTATAAAGATTACCGAAGGTAAAGTTAACAGAGAAGAAATTGCAAAGTATTATAACGAGGAAATTAAAGTAAGAGCAATTAAAACCGGAGGTTTATGGGACACTGATGACCCTAATGTTCAAAGCAGGGTAGGTGATTATATCATTTTTAAAGAGATTTTAACAGAGTAAAATACTAAAAAGGGAACTTTTGATAGTGTTATTTTTAAATTCTAAATTCTAAATTCTAAATTCATATGTCAAATAAATACACATTTAAACAAAAAGCAAGGTATTTTTTCGATAATACTTTGTCAAGAGGAACAGCTTCAATCATTATTTGGTTAGCAATTATTTCTTTATTAGTTATGATCATCTTCGGTGTCATTTATACGCTTACAGGTTTAAATATAGAAGGCGAAGAAAGTATGGGATTTTTTGAAGCTTTCTGGCAAAGCATGTTAAGATCAATCGACCCGGGAACAATGGCCGGGGATACCGGTTGGGTATTTAGGATGATAGGGCTTTTGATAACTATTGGAGGAATTTTTATTCTTAGTACTTTGATTGGTGTTCTGACCACAAGTTTAGATGAAAAACTTGAAAAGTTACGCAAAGGAAGATCATTGGTAATCGAATCTGACCATACACTTATTTTGGGTTGGTCTCCGAAAGTTATGCAGATAATTTCTGAATTGATCATTGCCAACGAAAATCAGAAGAAACCGAGAATTGTTATTTTGGCTGATGAAGATAAAGTTATAATGGAAGATGAAATTCGTGAAAACATCCCGAATACTAAAAACACTAAAGTTATTTGCCGAACAGGAGACCCGCTTGACCTCGTTGATCTTGCAATTGTAAACCCCAACGGAGCAAAGTCTGTAATTGTACTTTCACCCGATAAAAAAAATGCCGATACCTATGTAATAAAAACAGTTTTGGCTCTCACTCTTAATCCTAAAAGGAAAGAAGGTAAATACCATATAGTTGCCGAAATTAAAGATGATGTAAATATGGAAGTTGCTCAAATAGTCGGAAAAGATGAGGCTATGTTTGTTCTTTCTCCGGATTTAACAGCAAGAATAACTGCACAAACTTGCAAGCAATCGGGTTTAAGCATTATTTATATGCAGTTGCTTTGTTATGAGGGAGATGAGATGTATTTTGAACAAGAAAATGCATTAACAGGTAAAACTTTTAAAGATGCAATTTTCTCATACAACGATTCAACTGTTCTCGGATTTATGAACAATGAAGGAGAAGTGAAAATAAATCCGCCTCATGATACTGTTCTTTCCGAAGATGATCAAATATTGGCAATTACCGAAGATGATGATACAATTATTATGTCCGGTATTAATGATTACAGAATAAAAAATGAAGTAATAATTAAATCAGTTCCTAAAACATCTGTCAAAAAAGAAAAAAATGTCATTTTAGGATGGAATGAAAGAGGAAAGATAATTATCAGAGAATTAGATGAATATGTAGCTCCCGGTTCAGAAATCCATATAATATCTGATATAAAAAAGACAGAAAAGTTTAAAAATTCACTTGATAAAATAATTAAGAACCAAACCGTAAAATTCATAACCGGAGATATTACATCAGGCTCTGTTCTTGAGAATATCGGAATTTTAGACTATGAAAATATTATTATATTAAATTATTACGATATTGATGTTCAAGAAGCTGATGCAAAAACTTTGATTTCTTTGTTGCATATCAGGAATATGGCTGATAAAGAGGGTGTTAAGGTGAATATTGTAAGTGAAATGTTTGATCAAAAAAATCAAGAACTTGCCGAAGTTACAAAAGCGGATGATTTTATTATCAGTGAAGATCTTATCAGCCGTTATCTTACTCAACTTTCTGAAACACCCGATTTGAAAAAAGTTTTTGATGATTTGTTTAATGCCGAAGGCTCGGAGATATATTTAAAAGGTGCTGAAGATTATGTTAAACTTGATGAATTAATAAACTTTTATACATTACTTGAGTCAGCGACATACAAAAATGAAACAGCAATAGGGTACAGAATAGTTAAGAAATCTCATAGTGCTGAAGATAACTACGGTATTTGCATTAATCCTGATAAAACAAAAGAATTTAGTTTGTCTGAAGGAGATAAAGTTATAGTATTAGCTGAAGATTAATTACAATTTGCATTTTTTATGTAAGACTAATTCAGGATATATTTTTAAGTTTATAGAGTTATCGGATTAGAATACAGCAATATAGTGATCAACTAATTTAACAATGCAGCAATGTAACAATTTAACAATGTAAAAAATATATAAAACCCGACAAAAGCATCATATTTTCGGGAACTAACCCAAAAATCAATTTAATTATGTACGGTTCATTAAAAGAATTCAAATCGGCTGCTCGTTCAATATTGTTCGGCAAGATATTTATAGCATTAGTTCTGATAGCTGTCGGCTTATGGGCAACTTACATTATTATTACTGTTGTTTATATGCTGTTTACCGACCTTTCGGCTATACCGTTTATCGGAAATCTCTTATCATATCCAAATGATATAAAAGTTATTTCACTGGGTGGTGACGGCCTGTCAATGTCCGGGTCAATTGTTGCCTATATCATTGCCATTCTTCTTTTATCTTTCGGTGGCCGATTTACATACAAGATCATTAAATTGGGTGTTGATCTTGTCAGCAAACTTG
This genomic window from Bacteroidales bacterium contains:
- a CDS encoding NAD-binding protein; amino-acid sequence: MSNKYTFKQKARYFFDNTLSRGTASIIIWLAIISLLVMIIFGVIYTLTGLNIEGEESMGFFEAFWQSMLRSIDPGTMAGDTGWVFRMIGLLITIGGIFILSTLIGVLTTSLDEKLEKLRKGRSLVIESDHTLILGWSPKVMQIISELIIANENQKKPRIVILADEDKVIMEDEIRENIPNTKNTKVICRTGDPLDLVDLAIVNPNGAKSVIVLSPDKKNADTYVIKTVLALTLNPKRKEGKYHIVAEIKDDVNMEVAQIVGKDEAMFVLSPDLTARITAQTCKQSGLSIIYMQLLCYEGDEMYFEQENALTGKTFKDAIFSYNDSTVLGFMNNEGEVKINPPHDTVLSEDDQILAITEDDDTIIMSGINDYRIKNEVIIKSVPKTSVKKEKNVILGWNERGKIIIRELDEYVAPGSEIHIISDIKKTEKFKNSLDKIIKNQTVKFITGDITSGSVLENIGILDYENIIILNYYDIDVQEADAKTLISLLHIRNMADKEGVKVNIVSEMFDQKNQELAEVTKADDFIISEDLISRYLTQLSETPDLKKVFDDLFNAEGSEIYLKGAEDYVKLDELINFYTLLESATYKNETAIGYRIVKKSHSAEDNYGICINPDKTKEFSLSEGDKVIVLAED